The following proteins are encoded in a genomic region of Cydia strobilella chromosome 19, ilCydStro3.1, whole genome shotgun sequence:
- the LOC134750205 gene encoding glucose dehydrogenase [FAD, quinone], protein MGVQVLLASTALKTVSVTGLWLIPLLLGALTYHNYNAYDPESRVIDKEPRREYDFIVVGGGSAGAVVANRLSEVHNWNTLLLESGPDENEITDVPSLAGYLQLTKLDWQYKTEPTAHACLGFKKRRCSWPRGKVLGGSSVLNYMIYVRGNRYDFDQWEQFGNPGWGYRDVLKYFIKSEDNRNPYLSKSQYHGRGGYLTVQEAPWRTPLVAAFVEAGVEIGYENRDINGEYQTGFMIAQGTIRRGSRCSTAKAFLRPVRTRRNLDISLNSQATRVLIHPVTMKAYGVEYVKHGMRRVVYARKEVILSAGAINSPQLLMLSGIGPKEHLKDVGIKVLKDLPVGENLQDHVGVGGLTFLVDKPVAIVQNRFQAFPVTMNYVVNERGPMTTLGGLEGIAFVNTKYANSSGLWPDIQFHMAPASFSSDNGQIVRKILGLTDEIYNTVYKPIANKDAWTIMPLLLRPNTRGYVRLRSSNPFHYPIMNPRYHEDPLDVARLVEGIKIAVQVAEASPFKQFGNRLYMKPLPSCKHFKFMSDEYIECQVRHISMTIYHQSGTAKMGPSWDTEAVVDPRLRVYGVEGLRVIDASIMPTIVSGNTNAAVIMVGEKGADLIKQDWLSKNR, encoded by the exons ATGGGTGTGCAAGTGCTTCTAGCATCAACAGCCTTGAAGACCGTGAGTGTGACGGGTTTGTGGTTGATCCCACTGTTGCTGGGCGCGCTGACATACCACAACTATAATGCTTATGATCCGGAATCGAGAGTGATTGATAAAGAGCCGAGGAGAGAGTATGACTTCATAGTGGTTGGGGGCGGGTCGGCGGGTGCCGTCGTCGCTAACAGACTATCGGAGGTTCACAATTGGAACACGCTCTTGCTAGAATCTG GCCCCGACGAGAACGAGATCACCGACGTGCCGTCCCTGGCGGGCTACCTGCAGCTGACCAAGCTGGACTGGCAGTACAAGACCGAGCCCACCGCGCATGCCTGCCTCGGCTTCAAGAAGCGCCGTTGCAGCTGGCCCAGGGGCAAG gtGCTGGGCGGTTCCAGTGTTCTCAACTACATGATATACGTACGAGGCAATCGATACGACTTCGACCAATGGGAACAATTCGGCAACCCCGGGTGGGGCTACCGGGACGTCTTGAAATACTTTATCAAATCTGAAGACAACAGAAACCCTTACTTATCCAAGAGTCAATACCACGGGCGGGGAGGATACCTCACGGTTCAAGAAGCTCCTTGGAGAACACCCTTAGTCGCAGCCTTCGTAGAAGCTGGAGTCGAAATTGGGTATGAAAACAGAGATATCAATGGAGAATACCAAACTGGGTTCATGATCGCCCAGGGTACGATACGTCGCGGCTCCCGCTGCAGTACCGCCAAAGCATTTTTGCGACCCGTGAGAACTCGAAGAAACTTAGACATTTCCTTAAACTCCCAAGCAACAAGAGTTTTAATCCATCCAGTTACAATGAAGGCGTACGGGGTCGAGTATGTGAAACACGGCATGAGGAGAGTTGTTTACGCGAGAAAAGAAGTAATATTATCGGCCGGCGCCATCAACAGTCCTCAGCTGCTTATGCTGTCCGGAATAGGTCCGAAAGAACATTTAAAAGACGTCGGAATTAAGGTTTTGAAGGACTTGCCGGTCGGTGAAAACCTGCAAGACCACGTTGGTGTAGGAGGATTAACATTTCTAGTCGACAAACCTGTTGCGATCGTCCAAAACCGCTTCCAAGCTTTCCCCGTTACCATGAACTATGTTGTAAACGAGAGAGGTCCCATGACGACCCTAGGAGGCTTAGAAGGGATCGCCTTCGTTAATACAAAGTACGCAAATAGTTCTGGATTGTGGCCTGATATTCAGTTCCACATGGCGCCGGCGTCTTTCTCGTCTGACAATGGGCAAATTGTCAGAAAGATCTTAGGGCTCACGGATGAGATTTATAATACTGTTTACAAGCCTATAGCCAATAAAGATGCTTGGACTATTATGCCTTTGCTGCTGAGACCAAACACACGAGGTTACGTGCGATTAAGGAGCTCCAATCCTTTCCATTATCCGATAATGAACCCACGTTACCATGAGGATCCTTTAGATGTGGCGCGCCTCGTGGAAGGAATCAAAATAGCTGTGCAAGTGGCAGAAGCATCTCCTTTCAAACAGTTTGGTAACAGGCTGTATATGAAGCCGTTGCCGAGCTGTAAGCACTTTAAATTTATGTCTGACGAATATATTGAGTGTCAAGTGAGGCACATTTCTATGACGATATACCATCAGAGTGGGACAGCTAAAATGGGGCCGTCGTGGGATACAGAGGCAGTAGTGGATCCACGGCTCAGGGTATATGGCGTGGAAGGCCTAAGGGTAATAGACGCCAGTATAATGCCGACTATTGTGAGTGGCAACACCAACGCCGCAGTCATCATGGTAGGGGAGAAAGGGGCTGATTTGATAAAGCAAGACTGGCTTAGTAAGAATCGATGA